In a genomic window of Paracoccaceae bacterium:
- the bmt gene encoding betaine--homocysteine S-methyltransferase has protein sequence MTNPMINLLQEKGTLLADGATGTNLFNMGLMSGDAPEMWNTEQPGKIKTLYRGAVDAGSDVFLTNSFGANASRLKLHNAEKRTHELARVSAEIGRDVADTAGRKVIVAGSVGPTGDIMEPVGTLSHALAVEMFHEAADGLKSGGADIGWLETISAPEEYRAAAEGFTLAGLDWVGTMSFDTAGRTMMGLTSADMVKMVDDLEVHAPLAFGANCGTGASDLLRTILGFSAQGPERPIIAKGNAGIPKYVDGHIHYDGTPELMADYAVMARACGARIIGGCCGTMPKHLRHMREALDTRSMDHPPALEEIVDRLGAFSSATDGTGDNEAPARRTSRRRRAAG, from the coding sequence ATGACCAATCCCATGATAAATCTACTGCAGGAAAAAGGCACTTTGCTGGCCGATGGCGCCACGGGCACCAACCTGTTCAACATGGGGCTGATGTCCGGTGACGCGCCAGAAATGTGGAACACGGAACAACCCGGCAAGATCAAGACGCTTTATCGGGGTGCGGTTGATGCTGGAAGCGATGTTTTCCTGACCAACTCCTTTGGTGCTAATGCGTCCCGGCTCAAACTCCACAATGCAGAAAAGCGGACCCATGAACTCGCGCGCGTTTCCGCCGAAATCGGTCGCGACGTAGCAGACACCGCCGGTCGCAAAGTCATCGTTGCGGGGTCCGTTGGACCAACTGGCGATATCATGGAGCCTGTTGGCACGTTGAGCCACGCGCTGGCCGTTGAAATGTTTCATGAAGCCGCAGATGGCCTTAAATCAGGCGGCGCGGACATCGGATGGTTGGAAACGATTTCTGCTCCCGAAGAATACCGCGCCGCTGCCGAAGGGTTCACCCTTGCCGGGCTCGACTGGGTTGGCACGATGAGCTTTGATACGGCGGGTCGCACGATGATGGGCCTGACCAGTGCGGACATGGTGAAAATGGTAGATGATCTGGAGGTGCATGCTCCGTTGGCCTTTGGGGCAAATTGCGGCACGGGCGCGTCCGATCTGTTGCGTACCATTCTGGGATTTTCCGCCCAAGGGCCGGAGCGTCCTATCATTGCAAAAGGCAATGCCGGGATTCCAAAATACGTCGACGGCCACATTCACTATGACGGTACGCCCGAATTGATGGCGGATTATGCGGTGATGGCACGCGCCTGTGGTGCCAGGATCATCGGAGGATGCTGCGGCACAATGCCCAAACACCTGCGCCACATGCGTGAGGCATTGGATACGCGCAGCATGGATCACCCGCCAGCCCTTGAAGAAATAGTGGACCGTCTGGGCGCGTTTTCTTCAGCAACCGATGGTACGGGCGACAATGAGGCCCCTGCCCGGCGCACATCACGCCGTCGTCGCGCCGCTGGATAA
- a CDS encoding DUF1476 domain-containing protein codes for MTTFDDRENAFENKYAHDADMQFRAEARRNKLLGLWAAELLGKSGDDAAEYAKEVIKSDFEEAGDEDVYRKVSGDLGAKADEATIRAKMAEMMVEAKAQLMNEV; via the coding sequence ATGACGACATTCGACGACCGCGAAAATGCATTTGAGAACAAGTATGCCCATGATGCGGACATGCAATTTCGAGCGGAAGCACGGCGCAACAAGCTGCTTGGTCTCTGGGCTGCTGAATTACTGGGAAAATCCGGAGATGACGCCGCTGAATATGCCAAAGAAGTTATTAAATCCGATTTCGAAGAAGCGGGCGACGAGGATGTCTATCGCAAAGTGTCCGGAGATCTCGGCGCAAAAGCGGATGAGGCTACCATTCGCGCCAAAATGGCGGAGATGATGGTCGAAGCCAAAGCGCAACTCATGAACGAGGTCTAA
- a CDS encoding phosphoribosylaminoimidazolesuccinocarboxamide synthase: MARRKKIYEGKAKILYEGPEPGTIVQYFKDDATAFNAEKKAVIEGKGVLNNRLSEFFMTGLGQIGVPNHFIKRLNMREQLVRQVEIIPLEIIVRNYAAGTMSTRLGIEEGTQLPRPIVEYCYKDDALGDPLVTEEHIAAFGWASQQDMEDILSLALRVNDFLSGVMMAVGIRLVDFKIEVGRIYDGDFQRLILADEISPDSCRLWDIETGQKLDKDVFRRDLGDLKDAYTEVARRLGVMPKNAAPVIKPTLIN; encoded by the coding sequence ATGGCCCGGCGCAAGAAAATTTACGAAGGCAAAGCAAAAATCCTCTATGAAGGCCCCGAGCCCGGTACAATCGTGCAGTATTTCAAGGATGATGCGACCGCGTTCAACGCCGAAAAGAAGGCCGTGATTGAGGGCAAGGGCGTGTTGAATAACCGCCTTTCAGAATTTTTCATGACCGGATTGGGCCAGATTGGTGTGCCCAATCATTTCATCAAACGTCTGAACATGCGCGAACAACTGGTGCGTCAGGTTGAGATCATTCCGCTGGAAATCATCGTTCGCAATTATGCTGCGGGCACGATGTCGACCCGGTTGGGCATAGAGGAAGGCACGCAATTGCCGCGCCCGATTGTAGAATATTGCTACAAAGATGACGCCCTGGGGGATCCATTGGTCACCGAAGAGCACATCGCCGCCTTTGGCTGGGCCAGCCAGCAGGACATGGAAGACATCCTGAGCCTTGCGCTGCGGGTCAATGATTTCCTGTCGGGCGTGATGATGGCCGTGGGCATTCGCCTCGTTGATTTCAAAATTGAAGTCGGTCGGATTTATGACGGGGATTTCCAGCGCCTTATCCTAGCGGATGAAATCAGCCCGGACAGTTGCCGGCTCTGGGACATCGAGACCGGCCAAAAGCTGGACAAGGATGTATTCCGCCGCGATCTGGGCGATCTCAAAGACGCCTATACTGAGGTGGCGCGGCGACTTGGAGTGATGCCCAAGAACGCGGCACCCGTTATCAAACCGACGCTGATCAACTGA
- the purS gene encoding phosphoribosylformylglycinamidine synthase subunit PurS: protein MKARVHVMLKNGVLDPQGEAVRHALGALGFEGVNGVRQGKVIELDLAEGASEADVTAMCEKLLANTVIESYSVEIT, encoded by the coding sequence ATGAAAGCGCGAGTGCATGTGATGTTGAAAAACGGTGTTTTGGACCCGCAGGGTGAGGCTGTGCGCCACGCGCTGGGTGCTTTGGGCTTTGAAGGCGTCAACGGCGTGCGTCAGGGCAAAGTCATCGAGTTGGACCTCGCGGAAGGTGCAAGTGAAGCCGATGTAACGGCCATGTGCGAAAAACTACTGGCCAATACAGTGATCGAATCCTATTCGGTGGAGATCACATAA
- the purQ gene encoding phosphoribosylformylglycinamidine synthase subunit PurQ, giving the protein MHAAVVVFPGSNCDRDLAVAFEAAGAKVSLVWHKDSALPAGVDIIGIPGGFSFGDYLRCGAIAANSPICRSVADHANRGGYVIGVCNGFQVLTETGLLPGALLRNAGLKYICQTVGLKTETSDSIYTQGYNAGDVINIPIAHHDGNYFADEETIARLQGEDRVAFTYTDNPNGARADIAGILSENRRILGMMPHPERAADVGHGGTDGQALFRALANALVTA; this is encoded by the coding sequence ATGCACGCGGCGGTTGTTGTCTTTCCCGGATCCAACTGTGATCGTGACCTTGCGGTCGCTTTTGAGGCGGCAGGAGCCAAGGTCAGCCTCGTGTGGCACAAAGACAGCGCATTACCTGCTGGTGTGGATATCATCGGTATTCCCGGCGGGTTTTCCTTTGGGGACTATCTGAGGTGTGGGGCAATTGCCGCGAATTCGCCAATTTGCCGATCCGTGGCCGACCATGCTAACCGCGGCGGTTACGTAATCGGGGTCTGCAACGGCTTTCAGGTGTTGACGGAAACCGGGTTGCTACCGGGCGCTCTGTTGCGCAATGCTGGCTTGAAGTATATCTGTCAAACTGTTGGTTTGAAAACGGAAACATCCGATTCAATATACACGCAAGGGTATAATGCAGGCGATGTGATCAACATTCCCATTGCGCATCATGATGGCAATTATTTTGCCGATGAAGAAACCATTGCACGGCTGCAAGGCGAGGACCGCGTTGCCTTCACCTATACCGACAATCCGAACGGAGCACGGGCGGATATTGCGGGGATTCTGTCGGAAAACCGCCGTATCCTAGGTATGATGCCGCACCCGGAGCGGGCGGCGGATGTTGGCCATGGAGGCACCGATGGGCAAGCGCTCTTCCGCGCATTGGCGAATGCGCTCGTCACGGCGTGA
- a CDS encoding ATP-binding protein — protein MESTVDPDHQTQAVNWRARIALGIVLALAVVVVSVTNKLLTDRFTESTRNRAELRLALYSGNLLSELRQNAIVPQLLARDPELIGALNSADYTASTRRLISFVDEIGAASLMLLDIDGRTVAATDRNRLGSPNGTEAYFVDAIRSNATVFTVAETEAGGYRFMYSRRVQSGSDVLGVITVEVDLQKFGRAWAGISDAVIVTDSTGNIILTTEPRWRGRTEEDALARQTPKNAIQRAIQATADWTALPPDAYLQGEAVMRLETRIPFRGWRMASFTTYASVRERVNGVLALEIMGFAILLALSFYALSRRNALRMALFQRESAELRALNVALQREIAERKRVQETLAVAEQTLEQSSKLAALGEMSAAVSHELNQPLAAMKTYLAGARLLLRRNRQEEALSSFGRIDDLIERMGGITRQLKSYARKGQEAFSPVDMGNALASALSMMEPQLRQRHVQISRIIPDAPVEVMGDRLRIEQVMVNLLRNALDATKSERNPTVEIILSAGETATLTVRDNGPGIEDLDQLFEPFYTTKQPGDGVGLGLAISSGIVNDLGGRLTARNGQAGGAVFEMQLPILDGKQNTQAAE, from the coding sequence ATGGAAAGCACCGTGGATCCAGACCACCAGACCCAGGCGGTCAATTGGCGCGCGCGCATCGCGCTCGGGATTGTGCTGGCTTTGGCTGTCGTGGTGGTTTCTGTAACCAACAAGCTTTTGACGGATCGCTTCACAGAAAGCACTCGAAACCGCGCTGAATTGCGACTGGCGCTTTACAGCGGGAACCTTCTATCGGAGCTGCGCCAGAACGCGATCGTGCCACAACTTCTGGCCCGTGACCCGGAATTGATCGGCGCTCTGAATTCGGCAGATTATACCGCATCCACACGTCGCTTGATCTCCTTTGTGGATGAAATCGGCGCGGCATCTTTGATGTTGCTGGACATTGATGGCCGCACGGTGGCCGCCACGGATCGCAACCGCCTCGGGTCCCCAAATGGCACGGAAGCCTATTTTGTTGATGCCATTCGGTCCAATGCAACGGTTTTCACCGTGGCAGAAACAGAAGCGGGAGGCTATCGGTTCATGTATTCCCGGCGCGTCCAGTCAGGATCCGACGTCTTGGGCGTGATCACGGTTGAGGTCGATCTGCAGAAATTCGGGCGCGCCTGGGCGGGCATCTCGGATGCCGTGATTGTGACGGATAGCACCGGCAATATCATCCTGACGACGGAACCACGCTGGCGCGGGCGCACCGAAGAAGACGCACTGGCCCGCCAAACACCCAAGAACGCCATACAGCGGGCTATTCAGGCCACCGCCGACTGGACCGCGTTGCCGCCCGATGCGTATTTGCAGGGCGAAGCGGTCATGCGGCTGGAGACACGAATTCCATTTCGCGGCTGGCGCATGGCATCCTTTACAACCTACGCGTCTGTTCGCGAAAGGGTGAACGGCGTGCTTGCGCTGGAAATCATGGGATTCGCGATCCTGCTGGCACTGAGTTTCTACGCGCTCAGCCGCCGGAACGCCCTGCGCATGGCGCTGTTTCAGCGAGAATCAGCCGAACTGCGCGCCCTGAACGTGGCGTTGCAGCGGGAAATCGCTGAGCGGAAACGGGTTCAGGAAACGCTTGCTGTAGCTGAACAAACACTTGAGCAATCCAGTAAACTGGCCGCTCTCGGTGAAATGTCCGCGGCCGTCAGCCATGAACTGAACCAACCCTTGGCGGCGATGAAAACCTACCTCGCGGGCGCACGGCTGTTGCTGCGACGCAACCGGCAGGAAGAGGCGCTGTCCTCCTTTGGACGTATTGATGATCTGATCGAACGCATGGGCGGCATTACGCGCCAGCTGAAATCCTATGCGCGCAAGGGCCAGGAAGCGTTTTCGCCAGTAGACATGGGCAATGCGCTGGCTTCAGCGCTGTCCATGATGGAGCCGCAACTGCGCCAGCGACATGTGCAGATCTCTCGTATTATCCCGGATGCACCCGTTGAGGTGATGGGGGATCGCTTGCGCATTGAGCAGGTGATGGTGAACCTCTTGCGCAACGCTTTGGATGCCACCAAGTCAGAGCGGAACCCGACGGTCGAAATCATACTGTCGGCCGGCGAAACAGCGACGCTGACGGTGCGAGACAACGGCCCCGGCATTGAGGACCTCGATCAGTTGTTTGAACCTTTCTACACCACGAAGCAGCCCGGCGATGGCGTCGGTCTGGGCCTTGCCATCTCCTCCGGGATCGTTAACGACCTCGGCGGAAGGCTCACTGCCCGCAATGGGCAGGCTGGCGGGGCAGTATTTGAAATGCAATTGCCGATTTTAGACGGCAAGCAAAACACACAAGCGGCGGAGTAA
- a CDS encoding sigma-54 dependent transcriptional regulator, with protein MTQAMKIAIVDDEQDMRQSISQWLALSGYDTETFGSAEDALKVLGPEYPGIVISDIKMPGMDGMQFLKKLMGNDSALPVIMITGHGDVPMAVEAMRVGAFDFLEKPFNPDRMNELAKKATGARRLVMDNRALRRELSDGGQLMKKLIGQSPVMERLREDILDLGQADGHVLIDGETGTGKTLVAHALHAVGSRAGKKFVLISCGAYEEEELSKRLFGPMQPEDAQLPAIEEARGGTLVLEDIEALSETLQARLLSVINEQGSPAETRIVAISNLQEAGRTSEDALRADLFYRLAALRITVPPLRQRGEDILTLFTRLSEQFSDEYGCDAPQVSAQEAAQLLQAPWPGNVRQLINVAERAVLQSRRGSGTIASLLMNDHEDMQPVMTTEGKPLKEYVEAFERMLIDNTMRRHRGSIASVMDELCLPRRTLNEKMAKYGLQRSDYL; from the coding sequence ATGACACAAGCAATGAAAATCGCGATCGTTGACGACGAACAGGATATGCGGCAATCGATCAGCCAATGGCTGGCCCTGTCAGGCTATGACACCGAAACTTTTGGCAGTGCGGAGGATGCGCTCAAAGTACTGGGCCCGGAATACCCCGGTATCGTGATTTCTGACATCAAAATGCCCGGTATGGACGGGATGCAATTTCTCAAAAAATTGATGGGAAATGACAGCGCCTTGCCGGTCATCATGATCACTGGCCATGGCGATGTGCCCATGGCTGTGGAGGCCATGCGGGTTGGCGCGTTTGATTTCCTTGAAAAGCCCTTCAACCCGGACCGTATGAATGAATTGGCGAAAAAAGCCACTGGTGCGCGGCGTCTGGTGATGGACAACCGCGCGCTGCGCCGCGAGTTGAGCGACGGTGGTCAGTTGATGAAGAAACTCATCGGTCAAAGCCCGGTGATGGAACGCCTGCGTGAAGACATCCTTGATCTGGGGCAGGCGGATGGCCACGTGTTGATCGACGGTGAAACCGGAACGGGCAAGACACTGGTGGCACATGCGCTGCATGCTGTCGGATCGCGTGCCGGCAAGAAATTCGTTCTGATCAGCTGTGGCGCATATGAGGAAGAGGAGCTGAGCAAGCGCTTGTTTGGTCCGATGCAGCCCGAAGATGCGCAGTTGCCTGCCATAGAGGAGGCGCGCGGCGGCACTTTGGTGCTGGAAGACATCGAAGCGCTTAGCGAAACCTTGCAGGCACGGCTGCTGAGCGTGATCAACGAGCAAGGCTCTCCTGCTGAAACGCGCATCGTGGCGATCTCGAACCTTCAGGAAGCGGGTCGCACATCCGAAGACGCTTTGCGCGCTGACCTGTTCTATCGCCTGGCGGCTCTACGGATCACGGTTCCTCCGTTGCGGCAACGCGGCGAAGACATCCTGACGCTCTTTACCCGTCTCAGTGAGCAGTTCTCGGATGAATACGGGTGTGATGCACCACAGGTCTCTGCACAGGAGGCGGCGCAGCTATTGCAAGCGCCATGGCCCGGCAACGTGCGACAATTGATCAATGTGGCTGAACGTGCGGTGCTGCAATCGCGCCGGGGATCGGGCACAATTGCGTCGCTCTTGATGAACGATCACGAGGATATGCAGCCCGTCATGACCACTGAAGGCAAACCGCTGAAAGAATATGTCGAAGCTTTTGAGCGAATGTTGATCGACAACACAATGCGCCGTCACCGGGGGTCAATCGCATCTGTGATGGATGAATTATGCCTGCCACGCCGCACGTTAAACGAGAAAATGGCAAAATACGGTTTGCAGCGGTCGGATTATCTCTGA
- a CDS encoding Rne/Rng family ribonuclease, with amino-acid sequence MAKKMLIDATHAEETRVVVVDGNKVEEFDFESENKRQLAGNIYLAKVTRVEPSLQAAFVDYGGNRHGFLAFSEIHPDYYQIPVADRQALMEEERAYAEAQKAKEDEDEKPKRRSRSRNRSKAKAAETTSEDAVVSRDVDTDQIDGMETIDLDTEEGSSPMERVAETPVEEPLDVPEEEDAVSTEETGDEAAPEEAETPMASEPEETPEAVASEADGEEEDDEDAPARKSDASAKDDSIESVADDDDHEDIRPVRKPRPRRYKIQEVIKVRQILLVQVVKEERGNKGAALTTYLSLAGRYCVLMPNTARGGGISRKITNAVDRKKLKEIATEIEVPQGAGLIVRTAGAKRTKAEIKRDYEYLQRLWEQIRDLTLKSVAPAKIYEEGDLIKRSIRDLYNRDIDEVFVEGARGYRIAKDFMKMIMPSHAKNVKLYTESLPLFARYQVESYLAGMFNPTVQLPSGGYIVIGVTEALVAIDVNSGRATKEGSIEQTATKTNLEAADEVARQLRLRDLAGLIVIDFIDMDERKNNAAVEKRMKEKLKTDRARIQVGRISGFGLMEMSRQRLRPGMIEATTQPCQACHGTGLIRSDDNLALSILRQIEEEGTRKRSREVLVRAPVGIANFLMNQKREHIAHIEARYGLSVRIEGDPALVSPDFSLEKFKTATRVVPVASAHVVSVDTSLMDQVDADDDDTAVVADEAPAAPAQEAEQSRHSGEHGESDAKPKRRRRRRRRSRNKSNGVEAESANENAESPVQQDDTSVPVANGAAEAAEQTPVAETPVEAAPESEAEKPKPRRRSRSSKAKAEALSEASKEEVTSDAPAPSDPEVAVEEEPKPKAKPKRASRAKKPKVEETVDATKEPTAASESEVTTEVAVAQAPVEPKSEPAAAESEPVAVAAEPVAEAKPAKPKRKGWWSLGG; translated from the coding sequence ATGGCTAAGAAAATGCTTATCGATGCCACCCACGCGGAGGAAACCCGCGTCGTGGTGGTGGACGGAAACAAGGTCGAGGAGTTCGATTTTGAGTCCGAAAACAAACGCCAGCTTGCTGGCAACATCTATCTTGCAAAAGTAACGCGGGTCGAGCCGTCATTACAGGCGGCTTTTGTGGACTATGGTGGTAACCGCCATGGATTCCTGGCTTTTTCGGAAATCCACCCGGATTATTACCAGATCCCGGTCGCGGACCGTCAGGCGCTGATGGAAGAAGAGCGCGCCTATGCGGAAGCGCAGAAGGCCAAAGAAGACGAAGACGAAAAACCAAAGCGCCGCTCGCGTAGCCGCAACCGGTCCAAGGCGAAGGCTGCGGAGACCACTAGCGAAGATGCTGTGGTCTCTCGTGATGTGGACACCGATCAGATTGACGGCATGGAGACCATCGATCTGGACACCGAAGAGGGATCATCCCCGATGGAGCGGGTGGCGGAAACGCCCGTCGAAGAGCCTTTGGATGTGCCGGAGGAAGAGGACGCAGTCTCTACCGAAGAAACCGGTGATGAAGCCGCGCCGGAAGAGGCAGAAACCCCTATGGCAAGCGAGCCGGAGGAAACGCCCGAAGCGGTCGCCTCAGAGGCCGATGGCGAGGAAGAGGACGATGAGGACGCCCCGGCGCGTAAGTCGGATGCGTCTGCCAAGGATGACAGCATCGAATCGGTGGCGGATGATGATGATCACGAGGACATTCGCCCGGTGCGTAAACCACGCCCGCGTCGCTACAAGATTCAGGAAGTCATCAAGGTCCGTCAGATCCTGCTGGTGCAGGTGGTTAAGGAAGAACGCGGCAACAAGGGCGCGGCACTGACGACATATCTCTCGCTGGCCGGCCGCTATTGCGTGTTGATGCCGAATACGGCGCGCGGCGGCGGGATCTCCCGCAAGATCACCAATGCGGTGGATCGCAAGAAGCTCAAGGAAATCGCTACTGAGATCGAAGTGCCACAGGGGGCCGGTCTCATTGTGCGCACCGCAGGGGCCAAACGCACCAAAGCCGAGATCAAGCGCGACTATGAATACCTGCAGCGGTTGTGGGAACAGATCCGCGATCTGACGTTGAAGTCAGTGGCGCCCGCAAAGATCTATGAAGAAGGTGATCTGATCAAACGGTCGATCCGCGATCTGTACAACCGTGACATCGACGAAGTGTTTGTCGAAGGCGCACGGGGCTATCGCATCGCCAAGGACTTCATGAAAATGATCATGCCGTCCCACGCCAAGAATGTGAAACTCTACACCGAAAGCCTACCGCTTTTTGCGCGTTATCAGGTTGAAAGCTATTTGGCTGGGATGTTCAATCCCACGGTGCAACTGCCCTCAGGCGGCTATATTGTGATCGGCGTGACAGAAGCGCTTGTGGCGATTGATGTGAACTCCGGTCGGGCGACCAAGGAAGGGTCAATCGAACAAACCGCGACCAAGACCAATCTGGAGGCCGCAGATGAAGTGGCACGGCAGTTGCGGTTGCGTGACCTTGCCGGTCTGATCGTGATCGACTTCATCGATATGGATGAGCGCAAGAATAACGCCGCCGTTGAAAAGCGGATGAAGGAAAAGCTTAAAACCGATCGCGCGCGCATTCAGGTGGGACGTATTTCGGGTTTTGGACTGATGGAAATGTCACGCCAACGCTTGCGCCCGGGCATGATCGAGGCCACCACGCAGCCTTGCCAAGCCTGCCATGGGACCGGTTTGATCCGCTCGGATGACAATCTGGCCCTGTCGATCCTGCGTCAGATCGAAGAGGAAGGCACGCGTAAACGCTCCCGCGAAGTCCTGGTGCGTGCGCCCGTCGGGATTGCCAATTTCCTGATGAACCAGAAGCGCGAACACATCGCTCATATCGAGGCGCGTTATGGTCTCTCCGTACGGATCGAGGGGGACCCTGCGCTTGTAAGCCCAGACTTCAGCCTTGAGAAATTCAAGACGGCTACACGCGTTGTGCCAGTGGCTTCTGCTCATGTGGTCTCTGTGGATACTTCATTGATGGATCAAGTTGATGCGGATGATGACGACACTGCGGTTGTCGCGGATGAGGCGCCGGCCGCCCCGGCTCAAGAGGCAGAGCAATCGCGACACTCTGGCGAGCATGGTGAAAGCGACGCAAAACCCAAACGCCGCCGTCGCCGCCGTCGTCGCAGCCGCAACAAATCCAATGGGGTGGAGGCGGAAAGTGCCAACGAAAATGCGGAGAGCCCTGTTCAACAGGATGACACATCAGTGCCCGTTGCGAATGGAGCAGCGGAGGCTGCTGAGCAGACACCGGTTGCGGAAACGCCTGTAGAGGCTGCTCCCGAAAGTGAAGCGGAAAAGCCAAAACCCCGGCGGCGGTCCCGTTCAAGCAAGGCGAAAGCCGAGGCTCTGAGTGAAGCGTCGAAGGAAGAAGTGACCAGTGATGCACCTGCGCCTTCTGACCCCGAGGTTGCTGTCGAAGAAGAGCCAAAGCCCAAAGCCAAGCCAAAACGTGCAAGCCGCGCGAAGAAGCCCAAAGTTGAAGAAACGGTTGATGCAACAAAAGAACCGACGGCCGCAAGTGAGTCAGAAGTGACGACTGAGGTCGCCGTGGCGCAAGCCCCTGTTGAACCCAAATCCGAGCCCGCGGCAGCAGAGTCAGAGCCAGTGGCGGTTGCAGCGGAACCTGTTGCAGAGGCAAAACCGGCCAAGCCAAAACGCAAGGGTTGGTGGTCGCTGGGCGGCTGA
- a CDS encoding sulfurtransferase TusA family protein: MTDSENILDATGLLCPLPVLKARKRLQALSMGDVLTMHADDPAAIVDVPHFCAEAGHTLVETGQNGPTQVYVIQKGA, from the coding sequence ATGACTGATAGCGAAAATATTTTGGATGCAACCGGGTTGCTGTGCCCCCTGCCCGTGCTCAAGGCGCGCAAACGTCTGCAAGCACTGTCCATGGGGGATGTCCTGACAATGCATGCCGATGATCCGGCGGCCATTGTGGATGTACCGCACTTCTGCGCTGAGGCGGGTCATACGCTGGTTGAAACCGGCCAAAACGGACCAACGCAAGTCTACGTTATTCAAAAGGGTGCATAG
- a CDS encoding cytochrome c biogenesis protein CcdA, with the protein MFGIEIIDAGLLPAMLVALLAGVISFLSPCVLPIVPPYLAYMSGVSLNEMSGETAARRRAVIAALFFVLGLSTVFLILGFTASVFGAFFLQNQVLFAQASGLVVIVFGLHFLGLFRISFLDQEARLDAGDKGGSSFGAYILGLAFAFGWTPCIGPQLGAILSLAASEASVSRGTLLLGVYAAGLGIPFLVAAMFITRAMGVMNQLKRHMKLIERVMGGLLVVVGLALVTGAFTTFSWWLLERFPALASLG; encoded by the coding sequence ATGTTTGGAATTGAGATCATTGACGCAGGCCTGCTCCCTGCGATGCTTGTGGCTCTGCTTGCCGGGGTTATCAGCTTCCTGAGTCCCTGTGTCTTGCCAATTGTGCCGCCCTATCTGGCCTATATGAGTGGCGTTTCCCTGAACGAAATGTCGGGTGAAACGGCTGCGCGTCGGCGGGCGGTAATTGCCGCTTTGTTCTTTGTCTTGGGGCTCAGTACTGTTTTCCTGATCCTGGGATTCACGGCCTCCGTTTTCGGGGCGTTTTTTCTGCAGAATCAAGTGCTTTTTGCACAGGCCTCGGGCCTTGTCGTAATTGTCTTTGGCCTGCATTTTCTTGGACTGTTCCGCATCTCATTCCTGGATCAGGAGGCGCGTCTTGATGCCGGCGACAAGGGTGGGTCGAGCTTTGGCGCTTATATCTTGGGGCTTGCCTTTGCTTTTGGCTGGACGCCCTGTATCGGGCCACAACTCGGCGCAATCCTCTCTCTCGCCGCGTCAGAGGCCTCCGTCAGTCGGGGTACCTTGTTGTTGGGGGTTTATGCGGCCGGTCTGGGGATCCCGTTTCTGGTGGCGGCCATGTTCATCACGCGCGCAATGGGCGTCATGAACCAACTCAAGCGCCATATGAAACTGATCGAGCGTGTTATGGGTGGTTTGCTGGTGGTTGTTGGATTGGCGCTGGTGACAGGAGCCTTCACGACGTTCTCTTGGTGGCTGCTCGAACGCTTTCCAGCGCTGGCCTCTCTGGGTTAA